Below is a window of Apodemus sylvaticus chromosome 5, mApoSyl1.1, whole genome shotgun sequence DNA.
CTAGAACTGGCTacacagaccagactggcctcaaactcacagagatctgcctggttcTGCCGTGGCCTTcctcatgctgggattaaaggctttcaTCACTTCCTTCCATCCCTAAATAAActgtacaaaataaaacaaggctgACTTTTCAGTCAGACACCCTGTCTTCCCGGTTTCTACCTCAGACAGGCAGTCTGAAGAGTCTGGCTCCAACCTCAGCTCATagctttttaattaaaccaaTCGATTTTTTTCCTAGAAGGCATTTCCACTCCAAGTTAGACATTAAGACTGTTGCCAAAGGTTTATTCTGTGCATTAATATTactgaagagaaataaaaaggttTGTTTAATTTTGTGAACAAAATATTAATGACTGTGTGTTAGGATTTCTTCTTTCTGAGCTCAACCCTTCCCAGATTTCCTATAGTGAGAATTCCTCATTCatgggaataaaattaaaaaaaaaaaaaaaacaggagtgGAAAGTTGGTTCAGTGGGTGAAGCATATATCTGAAAAaactaaggacctgagtttgggtccccacCCTGGCACAGGAGCATGCATCTCTAGCCCTAGTACTGAAGGACAGACACCAGTGGATGCTGGGGTTCACTGGCAAGTCAGTCTAGTGAACTGAAACTCCAGCCTCCAGGTTCTGTGATGGGCTCTATCTCAGAACAAGGTGCAGAGCAATAAAAGAAGACAGCACACGCACACAAGCACATgctcacaagcacacatgcacacatgcacacatgcactcatgcacacatgcacacatgcacacatgaacacaagcacacatgcacccaatcatgtacacatgcacacgtgcacacatgcacacatgcactcatgcacacatgcacacatgaacacaagcacacatgcacacatgcatacaagcacacatgcacttaagcatgcacacaagcacacatgcacataaacatgcacacatgcacacaaacacacatgcacacatgcacacaagcacacatgcacacaagcacacgtgcacacaagcacacgtgcacacaagcacacatgcagagTATAGCCTCACTGTATACAGCCTGGTACTGGAGCACACATACACTAAAAAATAATCAAGATtagtgtactggctgtttttgtgtgaacttggcacaagctggagtcatcagagaggaaggagtctcagttgagaaaatgtctctatgagatctagctgtaaggcattttctcaattagtgatcaatgagggaGGCCCAGCTCTCTATGGATGGATGCTGTCATCCcctggctggtggtcttgggGTCTACAAGAAAgtagtctgagcaagccaggggaaacaagccagtaagcagcacttgtccacagtctctgcatcagctcctgcctccaggttcccatcCTATTTGAGTTCCTTTCCTGCCGTCCATTGGAATGTGActgtataagctgaataaaccctttcctccccaacttgcctttgGTCATGTGGTTTTGTTGCAGCAATTTACAACCCTAAGACAGCCAGCAAGATGCCCAAAAGGTGGAatgaagcacttgctgacaagcCTGACCAAAGAGTTAAAAGAAAATCTAAGCTGGATAGTTGGCCCAGCAGCTAAAAACACATACTATCTTAAAAAGAACCCAGGTTCAGGTCCCAGTATCCACTTAGGGCAGTTCATATCTCCTGTAACTCTAGGAAAcctaacatcctcttctggactcctcaggCACGCGCGcgcgcttgcacacacacacacacacacacacacacacacacgcacgcacgcacgcatgcacgcacgcaccactcacaaactattttaaaataaaatcttaaaaaataaaatgatcagaGAGAGTGTTTGTGTAAATCTGAGCATTTCCAATCTGGGAAACTAAATGTGGTCAGGCCTGGATAGAACTTGGATGGGAGACATGCAACCTCCATTGACACCATTATCAACAATGACAATCATGGTCAACCTTGGTGCACAGCGTATGTccctccctgcccctcactgTGGCTGCAGGATGCACCCTTGACATTTGTACTACCAAGTGGGACCCCCCACGTTCTCTGTGGTCTGAGACTTTAGTACTGTCACACATATGCCAACAGCTCCCAAATAAAGGCACTTAGTGGCACTCCCTGGCACACCCCACATTTCAGAACCCCAAGATTCGGGTTCCAAGGTGTGCAGCTCCCCTGCTGCTTCAGGACAAATATGAGACATGGCAGAAATTGAGGCTGGGTcaactttttaataaaaacaaagataccATCAGCATCTTTCCTGTGTGAAATGCAGAACACAAGACATTATGGCCCTATTTGCATATTTTTCTCCTCCGGAAaggagaagtgttttctgagacgGCAGTGAGATCCGAGCCTTTAGAATAGGGCACGTGTCAAGGAGCAGGGACATCCGTGCTCCCTAAAGCAGCCCTGAGTCAGGAGAGCCCGAGGACAGGCATCCAGCTCCCTTAGTCACAGATGGATGGCCTGTTGACATTGTAACTGGGGTGAAAGTTAAAGCGATCATAGTGGGTGACATGATTGTCGGGGCCTGTCACTAGGCTCTTCTCCAGGCTGACATTAATATTATGACTCCGGAACATTCCAAAAGCTGCATGTTGTCTGGAAAACTTATTTGAAGATGGATAATATACTTTCtgaaagtcaaacaaacaaacaagaggatTAGTGGTGCGTGGTAACACTCAAGCAGTCCGACCGACCGGTACTTTGGACGAAGAGTGAGAATTTTTGAGAAAATACAGCCTCTGATTCTAGGAAGCCCAGAAACCAAGGTGAGTAAGATGGCCTCCTTTGCCCCAACCATCCCAATTTATGCTTGTGTCTAATATGATTAGCACTGCCTCCACGTCCACACTGTATGGACAGCAAGAGAAGTTACAGGATCATCTGTGTGCCACAGCTTCACTCCTAGGTATGACAACAATCATTAACCTGGGGTTAGGTCAGAGTTATACactgtacacatgtacatgtacacacacacacacacaaatacacactgagATCTACTCCTGCTAGCCATGCCTCACTAGGCAAGCCACTAGGCCTGGGTAAGCTTCAGCCTTCTCCTCTGTGAGTGTAGTCACAATACTCTAGAGCAGTGTCTGCAATACGCTACCAAAATACTTATGAAGAGAAAGAGTTGGGTGTGGTGCAGcaaacctctaatcccagcactcaagaggcaggtcTCTCTGTGAgactaaggccagcctggtctacatagaaaaaccatttcttggagagagagagacagagacagacagacacagagagagacagagacagacagacaaacagaaacagagaacacATGTGGACCTCACTTCTGAAGCTCTAGTCCCATGAGTAAACAGCCTCGATGCTTTGGCCATTGACTGGGGTTGCTGGGTAACTGCGATAAGAGGAAACCTCAGGGGCCATGATGAAGAACAAAGAGAGGACTGGCTGGATCCCAGGATCCCTCTCCAGGGCACACCTCCAGAGCCCTGGAAACCCCTATAAAGCCCCACACCCCAATAGCACACACTAGTAACCTGCCTTTAACACACAGACCTTTTGGGGTCAACTCCTCCAAGCCTCAGCAACGAGCTTCTATCGTGTGAGTCAAAACCCTCTGTCAAGTGCTTTAAAAAGACTCCAGGGTGTGATGTACCACCAGCCCAGTGTACTGGAAGGGGCTGCCCTGCTGAGGCCTGAAGCACTCCGTTCTTGCTGAGAATGAGGCCATTGTGAGTCTGGGTGCTCCAGTGAGAGCCTGCCTAGCCACAGTCATTAGAAGACAGGGACGTGTGTGGCCTGTGCATCCTAGTCAGATGGCCTGTCTTCAGACCACCCTGAGTCAAGATTGTCTGATGTTTTCTCTCTTTAGCAGGAGgtacaagtaaaaaataaatgatttcaggcattttttttaagaGGTAAGTTTGAGATCTCCTGGAAAACGGAACATAAAATATAGTATCCAAAGCCGGatgtggtggagcacgcctttaaccccagcacttgggaggcagagtcaggcagatctctgtgagttcgagaccagcctggtctacaaagagagttcaaaGAAAGTCAGGGCTGTCACACAGAGAACTCCTTCCTGTATCtgagaaaagggggaaaatatAGTGTCCAAATACCATTCCAACACACACAGCTCCCCCCAGTGTTTGCATGGTGTATTGCAGGTGGATCTGATCTATTTGAGCCAATACTGCTACTGGGCTGTGCACTGAACCCTTGGGGGCCATCCCCTCTTGACCCAGTGCTGTGACAAGCTATAATAATGACTATACACCCCTGCAGTATCGTAGACAATAATCCTAAGAGCTGCCCACAGAGTGCAGTAGACTGAGTCAGAAAGCTGAAAAGCCAACCCCagatgtactgactggttttgtgtgtcaacttgacacaagcaggaGTCACCACAGAGAAAGAGCTTCagttaagaaaatacctccatgagatccaaccgtaaggcattttctcaattagtgatcaaggtgggagggcctagccccttgtgggtggtaccatccctgggctgtattcttgggttctatgggagagcaggttgagcaagccaggggaagcaagccagtaagaaacatccctccgtgggctctgcatcagctcctgcttcctggcctgcttgagttccagtcctgacttcctttggtgaaccTGGGTGTGAAGCACCACTGTTGAAAAGAGCAGCCTCTTCTTCATGGCCTTTTataaaggcagaagcagaaaccCGGGGGTGTGGCTCAATGGGTAGAACACCATGTCTAACGTCTGCAAACCCCCGGCACTTCATGAAACAGGAGTGGTGGAGCACATCCttaacccagcacttggaaggtggaggcaagaggttcaggagttcaaagctTTGAACTGATTCAGAACTAGCTCTGGCTAACTTGAGACCacgtctcaaagaaaaaagccaaaggCAATTACTACCAAGCCTGGTGAGAGGACCAGCTCTTATGgagtcctctggcctccatacatttGTGTTATGGTCCCTGTCccacacagagagacaaggagaatGCACTTAAGAATGCACAGgcaagctgggctgtggtggcgcatgcctgtattcccagcactctgagaggcagaggcaggcagatttctgagttcgaggccagcctggtctacagagtgagttccaggacagcaagggctatacagagaaaccctgtctcaaaaaaaaaccaaattaaccccccccaaaaaaaccaaaataaacaaagaatgcaCAGGCAGCAGTTCCCATGTTCCTGCTTCCGACAGAAACACCTTGCATCTGATTTTGATACATTGACTCCAGAAAATCTTTTCCTGGACTGGCTCTTCAGGGAGTTGTGCCACTCGTATGAACACTTGGCTTCACTAATTTGTCTCCAGGTGACCATGCAAAGGTGTGCATGCCCATGTGAAGAAGTGCGTGCCTGTCTGATGGGGAGAAGAACGCAGAAGCAAGTTTCCTTGGACTTTTCTACCATATATTTTTGCTTCAAAATTGTATTCTACCATCTCTCTGCCCTGCCTTGTTCTAACCCAATTTGAGGTGCCACACATTCATAACGTGAGAATCTGATTTCCAACTCTGACTCCTCACaagtctgctcttccagatggcACCTCACCCTAGCATGTCTGGCTTGCACTTACCGGCATCTCATGCACTGTGGGAGCTCTGCCCCCATAGGTTTGGTTACTGGTCCTGTACATGGAAACAGCTTCATTGGTCCTGTGGAAAAGAGtgcctcagtcagggtttctattcctgcacaagcatcatgaccaagaagcaaggtgggaaggaaagggtttattcagcttacacttccacattgttattgatcaccaaaggaagtcaggactagaactcaagcaggtcaggaagcaggagctgatgcagaggccatggagggatgtttcttactggcttgcttcccctggcttgctcaacttactctcttatagaacccaagactaccagcccagagatggtaccacccacaaggggccctccctccttgatcactaactgagaaaatgtcccacagctctattctctgtgataactccagtctatTGTGgtaagctgacacacaaaaccagccattaCAGACACATACACTGTTTCTCACACATACTCAGAATAAGTCCGCCAAGTCATAGCCTGGATGAATTTGATTGATGGAACTTTTTTGGAGTTGTCCCATGTCAACAGGGCTCCCACTGAGAGCACTCTCTCCCAGCAGGACTGTCTCTCTAGCCTCCTCTGCCCACCATGGCCCCTGATCCTTCCAAAGGGGGACCCCTACAGGACCCCCAGCCAGCAATGCTGGAGGTCTTGGTGGAACCTTGGCACAGACTGCCACTGCCAGGTATGTTAGCTACCTCGGGGGCAGCGTCTCAGTTTCCAGACCCATTCACCCAGGAGTCCCTCTGCTTTTGAGCCCCAACCTTACAGAGGCCAAGCTTCTGTcagatggagaggaggaaggaaatctAGTCTGTGAGGCTGCGGTCTGTGATACAGAGGCGGCTCTTCACACCGGAGGCCTCAGCAAGCTGTCTTCTTTCTTGTGGAAAGGGGGTGTGCCTGGCCCTGCTGCACAGAAGTCAAGAGGGCTTCCATCCTTATTCCCAAGAGAACCAGGTTGCCCTGTCAGGTGTAGCTTTAAAGTGTAAACTTTCAGGGGAGCTTTAAAAAATAGAGACATCCCCTGCCTGCTACAAGGCTACATTCACACAAGGTCACTCTTGTGGTTGCTCAGACGTCAGGACCCTAATAGTAATGGTGACAAAAGCCACAGGGTTCGTGTCTGGCTCCTTCTGACCTTAGAAGCCAGGAGCTTGAGAGTTCACATACACAGCCAAAGCTAGGGCCACCCTGCTGCATGAAGGCGGTAGCCTCAGTCTTCCTTACCTGTAGCCATGAAACCACCCCGGATTGTTGAACCGAACTGGGAGCTTCTCGCTAATGCGGTAGTAGTCGCTCGTCTTCTCTGAGGCGGGCTTAGCCTTGGGATCTCCCGGCTCGACGCGCTCTTGGGGTTTTTCTTCAGACATTTGGCCTCCCGCAGGAAACTTGTCCAGGACAGTCAAGTCTGTGGCTGCTGAGCCAAGGCGTCCTGTTGCTAGGCAATGAAGTCACCTGACCAGGAGGCGGGACCGCCTTTTGTAGGCTGCTTTGGCAAGGAGCTGTAGGCAAGTCTAGAATCTTCCTGAGGGCGGATAACAAAGGAGATTGGGAGTTCTAAGCAAGGAGTTCCAAGCTTCCACACGTTCCTCTCTGGGAATTCCGCTGACCTCTTTCTGGGACTGTGGGAACATTCTTGTATCGTCCCAAAATGCACTAGGAAGCAGATCCTGGGCAAACCTTAGAACCTGGGACTTCAGCAGCCAATAGGCAGGAAGTATCCAAACTCTGCCTGAGCAAGCAGTCACTAGTCTGTGGTTTACTGTACTGGCCATAGCTTCTCCTTGGCCTCTATCACCCCATACCTCCCACAACTCAGCCTAATTCTAGATGTGAGATATTGCTAAATTTAGGGAATCCTAGGCCAAATATTGgtgaaatataaaaaatgattGTCTGAGCCATGCACGGAGTTCATCTGGAAGAGTAGCTCTTACGCAAGAGTGACTGCATTAACGTGCTAGTGCCAATGCCAGGAGGCAGAgctcggagttcgaggccagcctgatttacaaagAGAGTTCTAGACCAGTCAGGGGtgtataatgagaccctgtcttaacaacgacaataataaaaataaataataatttaaaaacaataaaaactactTGGGGCACGGTGTGGTGGTGTGCACCAACAATTCCGACACAcaggggacagaggcagacagagacattCTATGAATGTCTGCCCAGTCAGAAAgattggtttgttgttgttgtcgtcgttgTCAACGTCATCATTGTTGTCGTCATTGTTTAATGCaatttggggatggagagatggttcaaaaaTTAAgggcatttgttgctcttgcagggaggttgggttcaattcccagagcctaAAGGTGACTCATAAACATCTTTAACTGTGGTTCCTGGAGGtcagacaccttcttctggtttcCACGAGGGCAAGGCACACAtaaggtacacatacatgcatgcatgcatacatacatacatacatgtaggcaaaaaataagtaaatctaaaataaatgtttaaaaaagaaaaagaaaaatgtgggctggtgagatggctcagagcttaagagcactgactgctcttccagaggtcctgagttcaaatcccagcaaccacatggtggctaacaaacatctgtaatgggatctgatgccctcttctggtgtgtctgaagatagagtGTACtcgtataaaataaataaatacatctttttttaaaatgcaattagaagccgagcggtggtggtgcacgcctttaatcccagtactccggaggcagaggcaggaggatttctgagttcgaggccagcctggtctacagagtgagttccaggacagccagggctacacagagaaaccctgtctcgaaaaaacaaaacaaacaaaaaaatgcaatTAGAAATCAAACAATAAACGGTGGTAGACCATGGTagaccatgcctttaatcccagctcttcagaggcagaggcaggctgctctctgagttcaagccagcctggtctacagagcgaattccgtgacagtcagggctacacagaataaacctgtctcaggaaaaagcaacaacaaaactaccCAACAACTCCTCCCCCTCTAAAACCCATTTTGAACAATAGGGTTACCTCCTCCAGAGGATACTGTAATTTTACCGAGAGGAATGAGCTGTGAATGAGAGCACGGACCGCTGGCCACAGTACCAACTCGCCCATTACAAGGACGCCAGTGTAGCGGGCGGTGCACAGCGGAGTCGGTCCTCCCGGCCAGCAAGCGGCGCTGCGACCCCGCGCGCTCAGCGGAGGAGGCGCTCTGCGAGGCAGGAAGAGTCTCTGCGGCAACTCTGTCCACGCGCCTGCCATGGCGCCTGCTCCGGCCGTGCTCACCCGGCTGCTGTGTGCAGGTGAGCGTGGAGGATCCTGGAGACGGGAGGGACCTGGGGATCCGAGACGGGAGGACAGGGACGTGGGCTGGGCGCGGCCCCACCGGCTCTCTCCCCGCAGGTGTGCGGCGCTGGCCAGGTTTCCTGCAGAAGGCGGCCTCGGGCCCTGCGGAGCAGAATGGTAGGAAGGTCACGGGAGCCCCGGTCCCCATGGACAGCGAGCCCCAGGACGGCGACGGTAAAGAACAGCGGGTGGAGCGGGGCCGGCGCGCGGAATCGTAGAGAGGTTGTCATTGCAGAATCCCCAAACGAAACCAGTACCAATCTTAAGTGTGGTGGGAGGGAGAATAGAACCCTTGTGGCCTAGTAGCTCTCGAGACCAGTGAAAACTAGTTTTGTATCTGTCCATCTTGCTGGTCTTCTAGCGGGGCGTTTAAGGCACCCTAAGTCAACGAGGCCCCTGTCTCGTTTTCCTCTTACATCTGTGGAGATTTTCCCCCCACACAGTCACCTCAGACCTTGACACTAGCCCCTTGATATTGTAAAAATGTCCCTGTGTCCTCCAGATCTTTCCTGGCGTTTCTTCTCAGCTTTGAGTTGTCTACTCCCAGGAGACTGGagagtctttggttggtggtcatAGGAGACCACAGTGTCTGCCCTTCCTCCCCTTTTCAGATTTCCAGAGCAGGATCCTAGATGTGCCATTACAGCATTCGGATTTCTTCAATGTCAAGGAGCTGTTTTCTGTCAAGAGCCTCTTCGAGGCCCGAGTACACCTGGGACATAAAGCCGGTTGCCGCCATAGGTAGTTGGCACAGGCAATGTGGGCAGAGTGGTGGGATTGGGTCAAGATTGGAAGTGGGCCTGGGTGAGGGTGTCTGCAGCAACTCCAAGTACAGTGCTAGTATTGATGCTGTTCACAGACTTGGTGAAAACTGAGGGTCGTCGCAGgctggggacccctgtggagAGGTCCTGCTGTATAGAACAGAAGTGGCCTAGAGAGCTACACTGGACAGAGCACCTTGGTTGGGCTTATGTTTATCTGCAGTTGGTTCTCAATCTCCACAGGGAGAAGGTGGGACAGGTTGAGCCACAAATCTGATTCTTGCTGCACAACTCCACAACTGTGTCCCCAGCCCATCACCCCCTAGACAGGAGTAGTGGGGAGTGGGTAAATGTGCCATTCAGCCTGTTGTGCCCTCATATAAGAGCCTGGGTGACTGATAGGTAGATGTCTGTGGTAGAAAAAGGATAGCTCAGGAACACTGTTCCACTAACCTTGGGGGAGTTTTTTTGGGCAGGTTTATGGAGCCAT
It encodes the following:
- the Pierce1 gene encoding piercer of microtubule wall 1 protein isoform X2 yields the protein MSEEKPQERVEPGDPKAKPASEKTSDYYRISEKLPVRFNNPGWFHGYRTNEAVSMYRTSNQTYGGRAPTVHEMPLLECSGVIILMSAWRRA
- the Pierce1 gene encoding piercer of microtubule wall 1 protein isoform X1 produces the protein MSEEKPQERVEPGDPKAKPASEKTSDYYRISEKLPVRFNNPGWFHGYRTNEAVSMYRTSNQTYGGRAPTVHEMPKVYYPSSNKFSRQHAAFGMFRSHNINVSLEKSLVTGPDNHVTHYDRFNFHPSYNVNRPSICD